The sequence below is a genomic window from Silene latifolia isolate original U9 population chromosome 7, ASM4854445v1, whole genome shotgun sequence.
CTtttatttataaatcatatttatagatTTACATATGTATTTAATTTAATGAAATTTAGCAAGTTTATTGCAATAATATTTAAGGAGTTGCaaatataaataatttaaaattagagtgatgtaaattttatttttcgtttaaccaattgtagttttaaaaattaaaatgtcaatgtttaatgttaagtatgttattatttgcccttaatatttacaatttttttataatttcataaacggcgtaaaattagaataatgtgatatttatttgttacttaaaatattctaagaataaacgtagaaatttaaaatttagtataAATTTTGattcttaattttttttaatttatctagaaattaaaaaggccaaaatttaatgtttgttatgctaatttattttttatgtaaatattttttaatttgtgTATCGTTTTAAATGGATCGTTATACGAACATGAATTACCCTCTTAATTAAACACGTCATACTACATGGAGGAATAGAGGATTGATGACGTGGAATTTTAGTAATCCAAGGTGGCATTTAGTAATAtgatgtggcattgtctacgtggcttttaaggTTTACCCTTTTAATAGTATATATAGATACAGAGTatatttcaatttcaaatttaaGTAATTAAACATCTAATTCCCTGCAATTTTGCACAGGTATAAAACTAGTTCTTATTTAAAACGGAGGATCCGATCTTAATAATATGCCAGGGTAAGTACAACCGCATATATATAGTGTTCGGAAAAACGGTACGAGTAGTACAATTGCTACTCCCTGAAAAACGCACCCCAACACACTCAAAACTCAACCACCACCGTCGCCACCGCCGTCGCTGCCGCAAAATTCGACAATGCCACCAGTGAAGGTAAACTTTAGCGAGGTGGAGGAAAACGAAGACCTCGTACAACTACCCAATTCCCCAAATCACCACCTTCACCTTGAAGAAACTATTAACGAGGAGAATGACGAACCCGAAGACGAAGACGGAGACGGAGacggagaagaagaagaagaagatgaaaacAAGGATGATGTTAATGACCAAGTTGTTGAAAATAATGACGGAGACGgagacgaagaagaagaagaagatgaaaacAAGGATGATGTTAATGAACTAGTTGTTGATAATAATACGTTTATTTCTACTGAGGATGTTGGGAAACTCTTATTCCGTCTTTTTAGATCTATTCGTCTTTCAGATGACCctgatgaaaacaacaataacacACTTGATTCCAATGGAGGTCAATTTTCATTtcctattttttcattttttttttatttttgtttaatgTTTATACTCGTCCCgcctcagtcatttgtttacctttacgagaagtattttaatcaaaggtaaactaATGATGGAGACGGAAGAACTGAGGTCTGAGGAGACTAGCAGGAGCGGTCGTCTTtctaatactccctctgtcccgatcatttgttgtaCTTTTCCATATTGGCGTGTCTCGGTCAAATGTTGTCCTTACTATTtaaagaatgaatttgatgagtaatttgatcatttacactcaatttgttcATTTAGTAACTGACCcttcctcttttcttggtttttgtgccaaaaccaaaagacaacaattgTCCGGGATAGAGGGAGTAGTTTAATGGTTGGGAAGGAGGGAGTAGAATTTAGTTAAAATAtccaattttttaaattttagctTTGGTTTGTTAATAGTTTCCTTTGTGACGATAAATTCTGGCTCCGCCACTGTTAACCCACCCAAATGTTTCTCGAGTTTTTATTTTCCGTTTTTTGGTGTGGGTTTTGATTTAGATTGTCAGAATTTGTGACATTTTTGTCTCTTTGGTGTTAAAATTCAGATAAAATTATAAGTCAATTAAGCTGCAGCGATGACGATGAGAACTACACGGAGGACGAGTACGTTATTCGCTTGCTACTTTCTCTTTTATATGGTGTGTAATTATGGATGAAGTTAGGATGGTTAGTGAATTGTGCAGTTTTTAGCAAACATTGCTGTAATATGTTGCAAGCTTGCAGCTAATATACTTTCGGATTTGTAAATCGTCTAGCTGCAATGAGCTAGATTTGGAGCATATTGAGCAAATCTTATTAAGTGGCGAATATGCGTCTAGTAATGCTCTTATTTGTTTCATGGCAGATTCGTTCTTGTGAGCTTGTCGGATATACGCAAAGAAGTACAATGTCCGATTTGTCTTGGTATGGCTCAGATGTCTTTTTCTCTAGCTGTCTGTAGTTATAAGTGGCGTTTCTCCAGCTTATGTTGCATTGACATTTTCGGGACATTTTAGAGTAGGATTCTAGCGCAGCTGTATTTGACGGAGAATTTCAAAGTAGGCCCCCGTTCTGGCACATAAAACAGAAGTGTAACCAACAAGAATGCTGAGAAATATGGAACCTTTATGTTGAAGGTGTTTCTATGATGCATTGCTGTTTGCTGTCTTACTATTCATTTTTTTGGAAGGTTACATCTAAATCACCCTGGCCCTGGACTATCTATGCCCAAAGAAACCCGTCTATCGAGGCTTTGAGGTTCAAAAACTCTTGTACAAAAGataaaactgttttttttttttgggtgtagaGGGAGCCTGTTTGTGGTGGTACTGTGTTAATGATCAATGGACTAATTGGAGAAAAAGTGGCCTTGGGCTTTCACTAGGAATAATAGGTGATCTTGGAAAGCAGTTCATCTTGTGTTTGTCACATCTAGAATCGTGTCTGTTAATCAAAGTGCAATGGAAATCATACTAAATTGTGTAGATTAATGATGAATTTTCAAACACAAGCTGGTTCCCAGTTGAACTCGTGATCAATGGTTGTATGATTGACAAAAAGATTGTTAAGAATGTGATGATTATAGCCGTTATCCCGCTGTTTGAATGTTCCTTTCTCACGACACTTCAGTTATTTAGAGACTAATTTCACGATTCAATTTTGATTTTGCAGTAGATTGGATTGACAATAGCATTCTGTTAACTTTTTTTTTGTCTCTTGCATTTTTTGCCCCCATAGTTCAGGGTGGGCATTGGTTTGTGAATACAACTATTCTAAAGTATAAATCTTTGATATTAGTCCAGAATCCCATTTTCAGCATCTACTGTTCTTTGTGTTCAATTCCGAAATTCATTTGCTTTGTCGCGggcttcattttttttttgttctcaCATTTAGGTTGTCCTTTCCCTGAAACTTACATCAGAAACTATTATGTAATGTCTGCTAGGAATTagagccttttttttttttgttttattcccTGTTTTTAAGTTTCTCTGGTACACGTGGCAGGGATCATCCGAAAAACAAGAACTGTTATGGAATGTCTTCATCGCTTCTGCAGAGAATGCATTGACAAGTCCATACGAATGGGGTATTGAGAAATTTGTTTTCCCTTCTATACACACtttatttttaaaaattactcTTAACAGTACGATTTTTTCTTAAAAGAGCGCTTCAGACGCGCCTAGGTGCAAATTGTAGGGAGGATATTTTTGCACACAATTTATTTCAGAAAGTACAAGTTTGTTTGCAAAAACAGTGCATGAGGCTATTTTCTTCACGTCATCCTCACAGGCTCTGGCCACTTTGAGCGTTAGAACTTAGTTTGGCCTTCAGATCTTCTCTGATGAATGCTGTTCCTTTTGTGACAAGATAAGTAGCATGCTATTGAGTTAACAATATCTTTAAAATCAATAAACAGCAACAAGGAATGTCCTGCTTGCCGCACGCATTGTCCTAGTCGAAGGTCTCTAAGAGATGATGCAAATTTTGATGCACTAATTGCAGCTATATTTCCAGATATTGACCAATATGAAGAAGAGGTATACTTCTCTAATATAAAATATCGCTTGAAACACCATGATTAGAATTACAATTTTGTAAAGAACGCATCATTAATCGATCCATTAAACAATTTTTTTGGTCACAGGAGCTGTCGTTTCAAGAAGATGAAGAGGCTCGAAATAAGCAAGTGAGGCTATGTTTGTTAGATTTTATTGGTAACATTCTAATTCCAACACGACAAGCTATTAAATCTGATATCTTCTGGGCAGATTCAAGCTTCAATTGCCCAAACATTGCAACGGCAGACAGAGGCACTGACCAAGAAGCGGAAAAGGTCACAGATTACATATCGAAGGAGAAGAAACTATAGGTCTGTAGTGACTCTTGCATGAGACGACCTCATATGTGAGACCGATCCACATACTTGTGCATTCCTCACTAAATTATATGGTTATGGATTCGTGTCACATGTAAGACTGTCTCATGTATGTTTTGTGATAGGGATGAGGACGAGGTAGACACTCATGGTCATGATGGTGGCAAATATTCATCTTCCAAAGATGAGCATTGCACCAAGGCTAGATCTCGATGGTCGAAGCGGTGGATAGGCCAGGCATCACCAGCAAGTGCtagtggagatggaggtgacaaTGAGCATGATCAAGAGGCTCACAAGGAACCCTTACTTGCATCTGTAGGGTTGGCTGGATGCTCAGAAATGTTGGCATGGGGTAAAGGTGGCTTAAGGAGCAACTTCAGATATAATAATGGTAAACATTCTCGCAACCGCCTTACAAAGCTTGGTGACCATCTCCGGAACTTGCATGAGAATGACAGTGAGGTAATCTAATCTTTTTTGTAATTCCTTTTAACCCACCAGGGTAGTGTTATAGTTGATCCTATGTTTTTGTAGTTCCTTTCATTGTTTTATGTTATAATGTTATACTAATACTTCCATGCTATTGTTCATACTAGTAGGCGGCCTGACCAGCCGACTTCAAATCATTTTGGGaatagagtggtggtggtggtggtggtgtttaTAGGTCTCAATTACTACTCATATTTCAACTTTCATACGAGTATTATATACTCGCAAGTATTTAAATTGTTCTGATAGTATATACTGTAGATACATAAGTAGCTACCTTTTCTAATCAAAATATGAATATACGGAGTATTTGTTTTGATAAATCGATCCATTCAACTTCTACATTTTATCTCGACAGCAATTTGGAGAAATTAACGGTCAAAGTTGGAAACACTTCACGACCAAAGTCAAACTGCGGATAATAACTTTGAGATAGATGGAGTACTAGGTAAGGTAGGGTTGGTTTCTGAAACTGATTTCTCTTTTTGCAGCTGGAAATTCAAGTGGTTCTCATTCCTCTCGATCAGCAGAAACCATCTGCTCTACATCATTCCTTCTTATGCAGCAGGCCAACTCTTTCTGTCGAACAATTATGCCAAGTATGTAGTTTCATCTCGACTTTTAGTTACTTATTTTCACCACTGCATGCTGTATCTTCTTCATtccttgtaatactccgtaataGCCTCTAATGTGTTCACTCTCGCAGTTTATTGCTGTTCAGACGTCATTGGCACCTGAGAGATTGGAAATCTTGGCAGCTAGAGGCCCCTCCTCTAAATCGAGCACTTTCGCACCCGTGCAAGGTCAAGTATCGAGTTTATGTGCATTGGAGGCGTGCATAGATGATTTGCAAGTGTTGGATTCAGAAGAAACATTGGCTGGACTTAGAGCCTCCTGCAATTTTAATCAAGGCCATTTGGTATGTTTTCATGGATTCTAGAGCATGGCTGTATCTTGTATGGTTTCAGGTTTGGTTGACCGATTTTTCAAATGAATCCATCTCGACATAGTGCTTTATATTTCAATGTCATAGCGTTTTACTAACTTGAACCCGTTTCCAGTACTACATCAATTCCCAAACCATACAACACTACTGTAGATTCAACTCTCAACACGAGATGATGCACCGCGTATTTTAAATATCTCCCATGGTTATCTCATCTTTTCTacgtgttttttttgtttttcctgaTTTCAGAGATTGGCATACCGGCAAAAGGCATCAACTTAGCTTGTTTGCAAGGAAGTTATGGACGACTTAACTAGGAGAAAACCCAAGAGATCACAAACCTGTAAATCCCCAAAAGTATATCCTAAGCGAGCATCGTGGTATGGTTATATTATGCCCGGCTTACCCGCTTTATATAGTAGAAGTTCATATTTTGAAAATGGTTTTAGGAACTGATGTTTGGCATTCGTTCGTCCCACAAGGCCAAAATACTCGGGTAAGGCTATTTAAAAGAGCTGTTCTTGTGGTGGTTTTGCTGGATGTCATAGGGTTTCTTCAACCTGTGATGTCTAGTTTGTATAAGTTATGTCAAGTCTTCAGGATGTGACGATTCGAGTTTCATATTAAAAAAGGTATTTTTCCAACAGAGTGGTATTTATCTGTGGTTGATTACATGTTCATTTTACATTGAAGATATTTAAGGTATGGGCATTAGACTCGACCAAGGTCATTCGGGCTGCGTAGAAAATCCGGCTAGACAGTGTCAGTGGGAGAGTTACAAGGTACAGTGTGTATTTAGACTTCTGGTACAATGGGGCGGTTTTGTACAAGACTTGATAGAAATGTTTACAGGAGGCCAACGCGGGAGTCACTAAGTACTCTGTAGTCTGTATGATGCTGACCATTGTCAATCCGCGCATTTGACATAGAAATAGAACAGTTTGATTTCTTAAAAAGGCAACAGTGTTATGGTGTTTTCGATGAAAACATCTAACCGACTGTTCTTTGGACGCGTCTGATAGTTGGATACAACTTGAAACACATCGATTCAAAATTAGTACTCTTAACCGATAAATCAACTCAATTTTGAACCGAACCTAATAGAGCATAAAAATTGGTGAACTAAAGTTGATCAAACTGGATATTAGGCCAAGATGATAAGCAATACCCTGACACAACTCGAAATAATAATCAAGATAACTTAAGGTCTATCTCCACAAAATTGGACTCAACCAACCAAGTGATGCGAGTCTAGTGGCATCGGGTTTAACCTTCAAAGCTTGCCAATgggcaggagttgagaggtcccgtgTTCGAACCCTAGGCTGCGCAAATCATGCGGTTATCGGTCCACCGGGGACTTTAAAAATGCCGGTCCTTcgtacaccaaaaaaaaaaaaaaaaaaaaaaaaattggactcAACAAAAAAGTGACTAAAACAGTGACCCTCAACCAACAAAAAACAAACTCAATTGAACCTGATTGAATTATGTCGGGTTTGTTTTCGTGTCATATGTTTACGGGTCACGAACCCTCAACCCAAACCTAACCCAAATAAGTTTGGTGTTGTGCTCATGTTGACCAAGTTATGTAAATGGGTCATGCCGGAtttgtgtcgtgttttcgtgtcgtgtcaatgCTTGATACGTGTAAATAAATATATATGTGATGGATGATTGAAGCAATTTAgagttaatttaatttaataaatagGTTGTCCATACAGGTTAGTATCGAGAGGTCAACTCAAACCCGACCCAGTTAAATCCCGTGTTGTATTTATATCGGCCACTTACGTAAATAGGTCGGTCACTAAGTCTCAACTCAAATCGATTAATTTCATATCAGGTtctaatttcaaaatttttcttTACATAATTTTATATATACCCGTACAATTTGCACGGATCCTGAGCTAGTTTACCAGCTGTGGTTGGACCCATGTCTCTTAAATCTCAAGCCAAATCCGACCCGATCGTCGGATCGCCACCTTTAACCAAACCAAGCACGGAGGGTATTGGTACAAATGGTACCACAATTATTCCATAGAATCACATAATTCTGCATCTACGGCACACTATCTCATAAACCCTATTAATCTATTATGCACAAACACCATTTCCAAagtacatcatcatcatcaatcaaCAAAACCACTCCAGCATTGTCATCATTCATTACGAGAAAGACCCTGTTCTTTTCGGCTGAAAGCGTACACTAAGTAATTAAGTACGGAGTAATAAGGTTAAAAGGGTGAGGGTAAAAGGGTAAACTGTAAAGTAGGTAAAAATGGTTGAGGcaacaacaaccaagttaaacaGTGAAAAATACAAAGAGTATCTCGCCGGTTTACTTGCCGGTGTCGCCACCGTTATCATCGGTCACCCGTTCGATACCGTCAAGGTAACTTTATTACTCT
It includes:
- the LOC141592919 gene encoding putative E3 ubiquitin-protein ligase RING1b translates to MPPVKVNFSEVEENEDLVQLPNSPNHHLHLEETINEENDEPEDEDGDGDGEEEEEDENKDDVNDQVVENNDGDGDEEEEEDENKDDVNELVVDNNTFISTEDVGKLLFRLFRSIRLSDDPDENNNNTLDSNGDKIISQLSCSDDDENYTEDEFVLVSLSDIRKEVQCPICLGIIRKTRTVMECLHRFCRECIDKSIRMGNKECPACRTHCPSRRSLRDDANFDALIAAIFPDIDQYEEEELSFQEDEEARNKQIQASIAQTLQRQTEALTKKRKRSQITYRRRRNYRDEDEVDTHGHDGGKYSSSKDEHCTKARSRWSKRWIGQASPASASGDGGDNEHDQEAHKEPLLASVGLAGCSEMLAWGKGGLRSNFRYNNGKHSRNRLTKLGDHLRNLHENDSELEIQVVLIPLDQQKPSALHHSFLCSRPTLSVEQLCQFIAVQTSLAPERLEILAARGPSSKSSTFAPVQGQVSSLCALEACIDDLQVLDSEETLAGLRASCNFNQGHLRLAYRQKAST